From the Mangifera indica cultivar Alphonso chromosome 10, CATAS_Mindica_2.1, whole genome shotgun sequence genome, one window contains:
- the LOC123226743 gene encoding uncharacterized protein LOC123226743, protein MGDFNAIRGPNEKIGGAVWGDTYCDDLNNCCREANLDDLRYMGNHFTWSNSSVGQRRIACKLDRALVNEGWSDVLPDSYASFLNPSISDHSPCVVTCGGGEERRKVPFKFYNMWANHGSFIDIVKETWKEDYEGSPMFNLVSKLKGLKGALRRLNKNEFWNISDKVIEAKYNLEGVQNRLQINPLDEDLAKEEKTWLENYWRLSEAEESLARQKAKGEVKKEFVNYFKEVLNATDDCNINFKEIQRLVNFQLESQVKEMMIKEVEEDEIKATIFAMDNNKAPGPDGYGAFFFKAAWEIVGSDVIKAIKHFFSSGHLLKEGGW, encoded by the exons AtgggtgattttaatgcaattaggggaCCAAATGAAAAGATAGGAGGGGCGGTATGGGGTGATACAtattgtgatgatctaaacaattgttgtagagaggcaaacCTAGATGATCTAAGATATATGGGGAACCAtttcacttggagtaattctagtgTAGGGCAAAGAAGGATAGCTTGCAAgttggatagagctcttgtcaATGAAGGTTGGAGTGATGTTTTGCCGGATTCTTATGCAAGttttctcaatccttcaatttcaGACCATTCACCTTGTGTAGTGACTTGTGGGGGTGGAGAGGAGAGGAGGAAGGTtccattcaagttctacaatatgtgggcaAATCATGGAAGTTTTATTGACATTGTAAAGGAGActtggaaagaggattatgAGGGCAGtcctatgttcaatcttgtaAGCAAACTCAAAGGTTTAAAAGGTGCTTTAAGGAGGTTGAATAAGAATGAATTCTGGAATATTTCCGATAAGGTGATAGAAGCAAAATATAACCTGGAAGGTGTTCAAAATAGGCTCCAAATCAACCCTCTTGATGAGGATttagctaaagaagaaaaaacttggctGGAAAACTATTGGAGACTTAGTGAGGCTGAAGAATCGTTGGCTAGGCAAAAAGCAAag GGAGAagtcaaaaaggagtttgtaaaCTACTTTAAGGAAGTTCTCAACGCCACGGATGATTGCaatataaactttaaagaaatacaaaggCTGGTTAACTTCCAATTGGAGAGCCAAGTAAAGGAGATGATGATTAAGGAGGTGGAAGAGGATGAGATCAAAGCTaccatctttgccatggacaacaataaagctcccgGTCCGGATGGTTATGGAGCATTCTTCTTTAAGGCAGCATGGGAGATTGTGGGGAGTGATGTTATCAAGGCAATCAAGCACTTCTTCTCCTCGGGCCATCTcctcaaagag ggcggatggtGA